CAAGGTCAGGAACATGTGCGGCCAGCGCATTGCCGCCTGGAAATAGACGCCGCGCGGCATCAGGGCAGCATCTTCCGGCACGAACACCTCCTTGAACAGGAGCGTGCGCGAGACCGTCCCGCGCATCCCAAGCGGATCCCAATCCCCGACCACAGATACGCCTTCCGCCTTGGCGGGAATGGCGAGGTAGAGCGTATTGCGCCTTGAAGCCTTTTCGCCTTCCTTTACCTCGGTGCAGAGAACGCCGTAGTAGTCGGCGTGGCCCGAGAGTGAAGCAAAGATCTTCTTGCCGTTGATGATCCAGCCGCCGCCAACGGGCTTCGCCTCGGTGCCGAAAGCAATGCCGCCTGCGGCCGCCGCGCCGCCCTCCGAGAACGGCTGCGAGTAGATCGCACCATCCTCGACGATGCGCTTGTAGTGGACCGCGCGACGACGCTCGTGCTCCGCGCGCGTGGCCTCGTCCATGTCGAGGTCGTCTGCCAGCGGACCCGACCATAGCGTCGAGCACACATGCATGTTCCAGGTCAGTGCGGTCGCGCCGCAATAGCGGCCGATCTCGGCTGCAGCGAGCGCATAAGTCTGGTAATCGGCGCCCAGCCCGCCGTGCTTCTTGGGAATAGCGATACCGAGCAGGCCGACGCGGTGCAGATCGCGATAGTTCTCGGTCGGGAACACCGCGTCGCGATCATAGGCTGCGGCGCGGCCGGCGAACACGCTCTGACCGATCTCCTGCGCCCGCGCGATGATGGCTGTCTGCTCGCCGTCCAGACGGAATGCGACGGGATCGAAGATCGGCGCATCGAGCGCGAGCTTGTCGGCTGTGCTGCTCTTGCTGACTTGCTTGGTCACTGTCCGCCCGCCTGTGTCTTGGCCGCGCTTGATATCAGAAAATCATCGATTGCTGCGTCGAACGCATCAGGACGTTCGAGATTGGCGAGATGACCGACGCCGGAGATCTCCACGTAGCGAGCTGCGGGAATATAGCCGGCCATTTTCGCCATCATCGGCGCAGGCGCATTGTTGTCCCTGGATCCGGACAGGAGCAGTGTCGGAACCGCGATGTCCCTCAGTGCGCTCCGCCGGTCGAATCCGATCAAGGCGAGCATCATCGCGCGATAGCTCGCCTCCGGCACGCTGGCCATGCAGTCACGCGCGACATCCATACCCTTCGTATCGGGATTCTCGCCAACCAGCTCCTTGACGAGGGAGGGGGCGAGCGAACTCATGGTCGCGCCGCGATCGAGCGGGCCAAGCCGTGCTGCAATGAACGATTTTTGCCAATCGCCGTCGGCCTTGCCGAAGGCCGGGCTGGTCTGCGCCAATACCACTGCGCGTGCAGCTTGAGGATGTTGCGTCAGCCATTGCTGCACGATCATCCCGCCGATCGAATGGCCAACCAGGACGGGCTCTTTGGCTTCGGTCTGTTGCAGGAACTCCTGCAAGGCCTCCGCCAATGCGGCGATGCTGACCTCGGGGAGCGGTTTCGACCCGCCATAACCGGGCATATCCCAGGCAATTGCGCGAAAGCGACTGCCGAACGTGGCAAGCTGGTGGCGCCAGGCGCGCGCTGCGCCGCCGATGCCATGCAAAAAGACCAAGGGCACCGCATCCGGACTGCCTGCGACCTCATAGGCAAAGCGCCCATCCGTGGTTATCGTCGGCCTCGGTTGCTGCACGCGGCTTCCTCTTGCTCGGTCCGCCGATGCTAACAGGCCTGCCGGGGATGGGAAGGGATAACTTTATACTTAAAGCAATTTCCGGCCCGGACCCCGGGCTGAAATGGGGCCTTCCATTGCAATAATTTTAAGCTTAAAATATATCCGGAAAGCTCGATCCACAGGTGCCTTCAGGGAGGCTGCGCATGTCTGGACTGCCGCGTTCTTCGCATGCGCTCGTGACGGGCGGTGGCCGCGGCATCGGTCGCGCCATCGCAGCAGCTTTGACGAATGCCGGCACCACGGTCACCGTACTCGGCCGCAACGCAGCGACGCTGGAAGACGCCGTCAAGGCAGGCGCCGCGCATTATGCCGCTGTCGCCGATGTCTCGGATGAGGCGGCGCTGAGGGCTGCAATCGCCAAGGCGGCCGAGCGACAGCCCATCGACATCCTGGTCGCAAACGCTGGCAGCGCCGAGTCCGCGCCGTTTGCAAAATCGGACGCTGCGCTGTTTGCGCGGATGATGGACGTCAATTTCATGGGCGTGGTGCACGCCGTCCGGGCTGTGTTGCCCGGGATGAAGGATCGACCTTACGGCCGCGTCGTCGCGATTGCATCGACTGCGGGACTGAAGGGCTATGCCTACGTCAGCGCTTATACGGCCGCCAAACACGCCGTGGTCGGGCTCGTGCGTTCGCTGGCGCTGGAAATGGCTGGTAGCAATATCACCGTGAACGCCGTCTGCCCCGGTTTTACCGATACGGACCTCGTTGCTGATAGCATCGAGACCATCATGAAGAAGACAGGGCGGAGCCGCGAGCAGGCGATCGCCGATCTCGCGCGGCACAACCCGCAAGGCCGGCTCGTCACGCCTCGCGAGGTTGCAGACGCTGTGCTTTGGCTGTGCGGCGAGGGCGCCGGCGCAATCACGGGCCAGGCGATTGCAGTCGCCGGTGGTGAAATATAGTCCGCAAGCTAGCGGAACGAGAACGACAGGGAGTCCTCATGAGCAGACCAGCCAATCCCGTTACCGTGCCGTTGGCGGATTATTCCCCTCAGCATTTCCTGCTTGCAGTGGTCGACCATGTGGCCACGGTCACATTGAATCGCCCGGACCGGAAAAATCCGCTGACGTTCGAGAGCTATCGCGAACTCACCGACTTCTTCCGCGCCTGCGCATTCGATGACGAGGTGAAGGCTATCGTCGTCACGGGCGCCGGCGGCAATTTCTCCTCGGGCGGCGACGTGTTCGAGATCATCGGCCCTCTAGTCAAGATGGATACCAAAGGGCTCACCGCCTTTACGCGGATGACGGGCGATCTCGTGAAGGCGATGCGGGCCTGCCCACAGCCGATCGTCGCGGCGGTTGAAGGCATCTGTGCTGGCGCCGGCGCGATCGTCGCGATGGCATCCGACATGCGGCTGGCCGCAAGTGGTGCGAAGGTCGCGTTTCTGTTCAACAAGGTTGGGCTCGCCGGCTGCGATATGGGCGCCTGCGCCATCCTGCCGCGGATCATCGGCCAATCGCGCGCCTCGGAGCTGCTTTACACCGGTCGCTTCATGACCGCGGAGGAGGGTGAGCGCTGGGGCTTCTTCAGCCGCATCGTCACGTCCGATCAGGTTCTGCCGCAGGCACAATTGCTAGCGAAGCAAGTCGCGGAAGGCCCGACCTTCGCCAACACCATGACCAAGCGGATGCTGGCCATGGAGTGGGCGATGTCGGTGGAAGAGGCGATCGAGGCGGAGGCTGTGGCACAGGCCTTATGCATGACGACGGCCGATTTCGAGCGTGCTTTTGAGGCCTTCGCCAACAAGATCAAGCCGGTCTTTAGGGGGGATTAGTCCCAGCGCGACGGCAGGATTTGCGAGGGGCAGGATTTTCGAGGAGTTGTTAATTAAGGCTAAGCCCAAGAGCCGGGTGACGCGGAGGGCCAGCGCCATAAAGTCGCTTGCGGCCGAGTGACCGCCCATGCGACGTTAACCCCATTGCCTGGCGTGTATCGAGTGGAGTTTGGGCGATGAAGGTGATTATCGTCGGTGGCGGTATCGGAGGTCTCACCACGGCGTTGATGCTGCGGGCCCGCGGCATTGCTTGCGAGATCTTTGAACAAGCCGATACCATTCGCGAGCTCGGCGTCGGCATCAACACCCTGCCGCATGCCATGCGCGAGCTTGCCGGGCTTGGTCTCCTGCCGAAGCTCGACGAGGTCGCGATCTGCACCGACCAGCTCTATTATCTCAATCGTCATGGTCAGGAAGTCTGGCGCGAAGCGCGCGGCATCGACGCGGGTCATGATGTGCCGCAATTCTCGATTCATCGCGGCCGTCTGCAGGGCGTCATCCACCGCGCGGTCGAGGAGCGGCTCGGGCCCGAGATCATTCACACCGGCTGTCGCCTCGGCGCCTTCACCCAGGACGAAGGCGGCGTCACCGCCTATTTCTTTGATCGCTCCGGCGGACACGTCCACACGGGGCGTGGTGACATCCTGATCGGTGCGGACGGCATCCATTCCCGGGTGCGCGAGACGTTGTTTCCCAACGAGGGGCCGCCTTGCTGGAACGGTCTGATGCTGTGGCGCGGTGCGCGCGACTGGCCGGTGTTTCTCACCGGCAAGTCGATGATCGTCGCCGGTGGCCTGAACGCCAAGGTCGTGGTCTATCCGATCGCGGAGGGCTCGAGCCCCGCGAGCCGCCTCACGAACTGGGCGGTGCTGGTGAAGATCGGTGAGGGCAATGCGCCGCCGCCGCGCAAGGAGGACTGGTCGCGGCCGGGCCGGCGTGAAGAATTGATGCCGCACGTCGCGCGCTTCTCGGTGCCCTATATCGACGTCAAGAGCCTGATCTCGGCAACGCCGGAGTTCTACGAATATCCCACCTGTGACCGCGATCCCTTGCCCCATTGGTCATCGGGGCGGGTCACGCTGCTGGGCGATGCCGCGCATCCGATGTATCCGGTCGGCTCGAACGGCGCGTCTCAGGCGATTCTCGATGCGCGCTGCCTTGCGGATCTGCTGGCACGCTGCGAACACCCGCGCCAGGCGCTGGTCGAGTATGAGAAGAAGCGCCTGCCGATGACGGCCGAGATTGTCCGCTCCAATCGTCGCGGCGGCCCCGAAGGGGTGATCGACGCGGTCGAGCAGCTCGCGCCGGATGGTTTCGACAATGTCGAGAACGTCCTGAGCTACTCGCAGCGCGAGGCGATCGTACGGGGCTATGCGACGAAGGCCGGTTTTGCCGCGGTGCCTGGTCTTGCCGCGGTCAGGGCGTGATCCGACGCCCTCCGCCTAGGACGGCGGCGGGGGCAGGAAGTGGATGTTGAACTCCGCTGCCATCGCGACGACGTCCTCAGGCTTCTGCTCCTTCATGTTGTGAAGGCCCCAGAACAGGTCATAGAGCTTGCGGCTCGGTGATACCCAAAACAGCACCTTCGCCGTCTGCTCCGACTTGTTGAAGATTCCGTGCGGGACGCCCATGCCGAGGCGGATCAAATCGCCAGGTGTCGCCTGCGCTTCGGTGTTGCCGAGCACGAAGTCGAGCTTTCCCTCCAGCATATAGAGATACTCGTCCTGGTCCGGATGGATGTGCGGCGGCACGAAGGTGCCGGGCGGCAGCGTCGCATGCCAGGAAAAGCTGTGCTCGGCATAGCTCTTTGGCACATAGGTCTGGCCGAGAATGTTCCAGGAAATGCCCTGGATGCCCTCATTGGCCCTGGTGATGCCGGTGATCTCGCTCTTCACTTGAATTCCTCCCTTTACTCGACCTTCAATGCGGCATTCAGTTCGCCGCCTTGCAGTCTTTTGCGTAACGGTCGCCGTAGTTCTCGAAGACCTTTTGAACGATCTCGGTCTGGAATTTTCCGTCAGGGCGCTTGGCGACCTTGGTCAGATAGAAATCCTGGATCGGATAGCCGTTGGTGTTGAATTTGAAGGAGCCGCGCAGCGAGGTGAAGTCGGCCTTCTTCAGTGCCGCACCCATGGCGTCCTTGTTGGCGAGGTCGCCCTTCACCGCCTTGACCGCGCTGTCGATCAACATCGCGGCGTCGTAGGCCTGGAAAGCATAGGTGCCGGGCACGCTGTTGTAGGCGGCTTCATAGGCGGCGACGAACTTCTTGTTTTGCGGATTGTCGAGGTTGGGCGCCCAGTTCGCGCCGCCGAACATGCCCACGGCCGCATCCTGCTGCGCCGGCAAGGTCGATTCGTCCACCGTGAAGGCCGACAGCACCGGGATCGTATCGGCAAGCCCTGCCTGCCGGTACTGCTTGACGAGGTTCACGCCAAGGCCACCGGGCATGAAGGTGAAGAGCGCATCGGGCTTCAGCGAAGAAATCTTCGAAAGCTCAGGCTGGAAGTCCAGCGTGTTGAGCGGCATATAGGATTCTTCGACGATTTCGCCCTTGTAGTCGAGCTTGAAACCGGCCGCGGAATCCTTGCCCGCCTGATAGTTCGGCACCATCACATACATGCGCTTGTAGCCGCGATCCT
This region of Bradyrhizobium sp. CCGUVB1N3 genomic DNA includes:
- a CDS encoding acyl-CoA dehydrogenase family protein, which produces MTKQVSKSSTADKLALDAPIFDPVAFRLDGEQTAIIARAQEIGQSVFAGRAAAYDRDAVFPTENYRDLHRVGLLGIAIPKKHGGLGADYQTYALAAAEIGRYCGATALTWNMHVCSTLWSGPLADDLDMDEATRAEHERRRAVHYKRIVEDGAIYSQPFSEGGAAAAGGIAFGTEAKPVGGGWIINGKKIFASLSGHADYYGVLCTEVKEGEKASRRNTLYLAIPAKAEGVSVVGDWDPLGMRGTVSRTLLFKEVFVPEDAALMPRGVYFQAAMRWPHMFLTLSPTYMGLAQAAYDFTVRYLRGEVPGMPPVKRRMYPTKQIAVAQMQIKLEQIKAIWFQAVTEARANPSKEQVLRAYAAQYSVMEGANELATLAIRTCGGQAMLKSLPLERIYRDSRCGSLMLPWTAELCLDRIGREALYEPGESDD
- a CDS encoding alpha/beta fold hydrolase, producing MQQPRPTITTDGRFAYEVAGSPDAVPLVFLHGIGGAARAWRHQLATFGSRFRAIAWDMPGYGGSKPLPEVSIAALAEALQEFLQQTEAKEPVLVGHSIGGMIVQQWLTQHPQAARAVVLAQTSPAFGKADGDWQKSFIAARLGPLDRGATMSSLAPSLVKELVGENPDTKGMDVARDCMASVPEASYRAMMLALIGFDRRSALRDIAVPTLLLSGSRDNNAPAPMMAKMAGYIPAARYVEISGVGHLANLERPDAFDAAIDDFLISSAAKTQAGGQ
- a CDS encoding SDR family NAD(P)-dependent oxidoreductase codes for the protein MSGLPRSSHALVTGGGRGIGRAIAAALTNAGTTVTVLGRNAATLEDAVKAGAAHYAAVADVSDEAALRAAIAKAAERQPIDILVANAGSAESAPFAKSDAALFARMMDVNFMGVVHAVRAVLPGMKDRPYGRVVAIASTAGLKGYAYVSAYTAAKHAVVGLVRSLALEMAGSNITVNAVCPGFTDTDLVADSIETIMKKTGRSREQAIADLARHNPQGRLVTPREVADAVLWLCGEGAGAITGQAIAVAGGEI
- a CDS encoding enoyl-CoA hydratase family protein → MSRPANPVTVPLADYSPQHFLLAVVDHVATVTLNRPDRKNPLTFESYRELTDFFRACAFDDEVKAIVVTGAGGNFSSGGDVFEIIGPLVKMDTKGLTAFTRMTGDLVKAMRACPQPIVAAVEGICAGAGAIVAMASDMRLAASGAKVAFLFNKVGLAGCDMGACAILPRIIGQSRASELLYTGRFMTAEEGERWGFFSRIVTSDQVLPQAQLLAKQVAEGPTFANTMTKRMLAMEWAMSVEEAIEAEAVAQALCMTTADFERAFEAFANKIKPVFRGD
- a CDS encoding flavin-dependent oxidoreductase; translated protein: MKVIIVGGGIGGLTTALMLRARGIACEIFEQADTIRELGVGINTLPHAMRELAGLGLLPKLDEVAICTDQLYYLNRHGQEVWREARGIDAGHDVPQFSIHRGRLQGVIHRAVEERLGPEIIHTGCRLGAFTQDEGGVTAYFFDRSGGHVHTGRGDILIGADGIHSRVRETLFPNEGPPCWNGLMLWRGARDWPVFLTGKSMIVAGGLNAKVVVYPIAEGSSPASRLTNWAVLVKIGEGNAPPPRKEDWSRPGRREELMPHVARFSVPYIDVKSLISATPEFYEYPTCDRDPLPHWSSGRVTLLGDAAHPMYPVGSNGASQAILDARCLADLLARCEHPRQALVEYEKKRLPMTAEIVRSNRRGGPEGVIDAVEQLAPDGFDNVENVLSYSQREAIVRGYATKAGFAAVPGLAAVRA
- a CDS encoding cupin domain-containing protein, which gives rise to MKSEITGITRANEGIQGISWNILGQTYVPKSYAEHSFSWHATLPPGTFVPPHIHPDQDEYLYMLEGKLDFVLGNTEAQATPGDLIRLGMGVPHGIFNKSEQTAKVLFWVSPSRKLYDLFWGLHNMKEQKPEDVVAMAAEFNIHFLPPPPS
- a CDS encoding ABC transporter substrate-binding protein, with the translated sequence MKKQLKLAGLALLVGAALDPALAQEKIKLGVIVTLSGPAAALGQQVRDGFALAVKDLGNKMGGRDVEVVVVDDELKPDAAVTKVKGLLERDKVDFVVGPIFSNILQAIHRPVTESKTFLISPNAGPSTFAGKDCSPFFYVTSYQNDQVHEILGKVAQDRGYKRMYVMVPNYQAGKDSAAGFKLDYKGEIVEESYMPLNTLDFQPELSKISSLKPDALFTFMPGGLGVNLVKQYRQAGLADTIPVLSAFTVDESTLPAQQDAAVGMFGGANWAPNLDNPQNKKFVAAYEAAYNSVPGTYAFQAYDAAMLIDSAVKAVKGDLANKDAMGAALKKADFTSLRGSFKFNTNGYPIQDFYLTKVAKRPDGKFQTEIVQKVFENYGDRYAKDCKAAN